From a single Pseudalkalibacillus hwajinpoensis genomic region:
- a CDS encoding ferritin-like domain-containing protein, with amino-acid sequence MYPYYRTLADDIATAINGEYSAIQCYAKLAQLAPNETERKQILEIRNDEMAHYQAFTYIYTQLTGQQPSPQLIEECPTEYVPGLDFSFKDEQKAADFYLDIADQTDDPFIKDKFKRAAADEQNHAVWFLYFLTKQRY; translated from the coding sequence ATGTATCCATATTACCGCACACTAGCAGATGATATTGCGACAGCAATCAATGGAGAGTACAGTGCGATTCAGTGTTATGCGAAGCTCGCACAGCTTGCGCCGAATGAAACAGAAAGAAAACAAATTCTTGAAATACGTAATGATGAAATGGCACACTACCAGGCATTCACTTACATTTATACTCAATTAACAGGGCAGCAGCCATCACCTCAGCTAATTGAAGAATGTCCTACAGAATATGTGCCTGGACTTGATTTTTCTTTCAAAGACGAACAAAAAGCCGCTGATTTTTATCTTGATATCGCAGATCAGACTGATGACCCCTTCATTAAAGATAAATTCAAGCGAGCGGCAGCAGATGAACAGAATCACGCCGTCTGGTTTCTGTATTTCTTAACAAAGCAACGGTATTAA